The Flavipsychrobacter sp. genome contains the following window.
TCCTGCCATATCTCCATACAAGGTACCGTAGCCAGTAGCAAGTTCACTTTTATTTGACGTGTTGAGTAGAATAGATCCGAATTTATTAGACATGGCCATTACTAAGGTGCCGCGTATACGCGATTGCAAATTCTCTTCGGCAACGTCAAAAGGCAGCTCTTTGAAAACAGGTTTTAAATGCTCTTGGAATTGCTCAAATATGTCTTTTATAGCTATGGTCTCGTAAGGGTTGCCTAAATTTTTAGATAGGTGTTCTGCGTCAGTTACAGAGTGGCTAGTTGAGAATTGGGAAGGCATTAATAAGGCGGTTACATTTTCTGCACCTAAAGCATGGCAGGCAAGCGTTAAAGTTACAGCGCTATCAATACCACCAGAGGAAGCTATAATAGCCTTCGTAAAACCCATTTTATCAAAGTAATCTTTGATGCCCATAACTAAAGCATCATATATTTCGTGTATGTCCAGCCAGCTATCCAGTTCAGCAGGCATAGGATCTGAGTATGGTATTTCTTTGGCTTCCTTGATGACAGGTAGATCAAAGCTATTATCATCGTTTAATTCAAATGAGCGTAGCTCTTCTTTGAAGTAAGGTAGTTCAAGAATAAGGTTTTGATTTGCATCCATAACAACCGAGCCTCCATCAAAAACAATTTCTGTTTGAGAGCCTACGGTATTACAGTATATCATTGGTATTTTATACTTTCTCACATTTCTTTTAACAATGCCAAGTCGTTCTTCGGCTTGAGCATAATCAAATGGAGAGGCACTGATATTGACCATAATATCAGGTTGTTGTTTTATGAGTATATCCATAGGGCATACTCTATAAAGAGGGTTGTCGCCAAGATTCCATATGTCTTCGCAAATAGTAAGTGCTATGGTCTTACCTTTAAAGTCTATTGTACCCCAGTCATAAGCAGGCTCAAAGTATCTGTTCTCGTCAAATATATCGTAAGTAGGCAGTAGTGTTTTTTGTATGCTATCTTTTATCTTTTTCTCATGTAAGAAAAAGGCACTATTGAAAAGGTCTTTGCCTAATGTTCTTGGGTTGCGAGATGGTGCACCAACAATTGCAGCTATAGTATCACACTCCTCTTTTATTTTATCTATGGCTTGCAGACTTTGTTCTATAAAATCATCAAACTCTAAAAAGTCTCGGGGAGGGTAGCCGCAAACAGCTAATTCTGAAAAAATAATTAGATCACCGCCTTGCTCTTTAGCTGCTCTAATAGCAGTAATAATTTTATTGGTATTCGCCTCAAAATTACCAATATGGTAGTTCTGTTGTGCTAGAAAAATCTTCATATATACGGCAAAATTAAACTAAAACTAGCTACAATACTACATGAAAAAGCCCATGCAAAAAGCACAGGCTTAAATTACAATTGAGTTTTTTTAGAAGTACATTCCTATTCTCAAGGACATATTATTGAGGCGAGTGTTAGCATCAGAGAAGTTGCCTTTATAGCCCATGTTTATTTCCTTAGGGTTTGTTACATCAGGAGTAAAACCGTTGTTGAAAAACAAACCTGTATAAAAGCTAAGTTTGTCGGTGATCTGATATTCTATACCTGCGCCAAGGTTCATTTGAAGAAGAACAGGAGTAATAGATAGTCCTCCTTTTAATTTCTCGTTCTCCCCAGTAAGGTTTCTGTCTACAGTTACAAGTTGGCCTCCGCTTGTCATAGTATCTGTGTAGGTAACATCATAAGTTACTTTTTTAGAGATATTAATACCAAGTGTAACGCCGATGTTACCAAATACTCTTATGCCGCCTGATAAGTTATCGCTCATTAACTTCAGCCCAAATGGAACTTCCAGATACTGTAGTTTGTAATCGAAGTAGGCCGCCTTTACCAATTGGTTAGGCGATATGTTGGAGGTATTATTAGTATTATAATTAGCTTGTATTTTCCCTCCTGTAGTGTTTAGTTGGAAGCCCGTGGCGATACCATAGTTCTCTGAAAAGAAATAATCAGCCATTAACCCCCAAGAGTAGCCAAGTTTACTGCCCTCACTATTTACCAAGTAAAGTCCATCATTACTCTTAGATGCTGTAGGTTTCATCCAAGAGATATTTGGAGCAAGGAAAAGTCCAAAACGCATTTTACCAACATCTAGCCCCGATTTTGCAGGCACAGCCGGACCATATTCATATGTTTGTGCTAAAGCACATGTACTTATAGCTACTAGAATGGATAGAACTAATGCTTTTTTCATATTTATTATGGTTTATATAAATATTAATACTACTTGGCAAATAAAATAGTAATACTAATTTTGCCGCTGTAAAAGTAAGTGCAATTACTGGGAACTCAATGATTTTCAAATATGATTAATATAAACAAGTGGGGAAAACTATCGTCTTTATGTACTGTAGCGCTGCTTAGTATTATCATATATAGTTGTGATACTACTAAAACGCCCGATGTGAGTGCTGTTGAGGTAAAGCTTAGCAGTAGTAGATTAGACCGAGATCTGGCAACTATCGATACAAATAATATTGGTGCCGGGTTAGCGCAGTTATCTGCAAAATATCCTCATGTATTAGACTTTTATTTAGATACACTAATGGGTTTTGGTATAAAAGGAGATTATGTTGATGACAACCCAGCAATAAAAGAAGGGTTGAAAACCTTTCTTACACACAAAGATTATAGAGGCGTTTTTGATAGCGTAAATGCTCATTTTGAAGACACAAAGGAACTTGAAAAGCAAATTGAGCTAGGGTTAAAGTATACAAAGTATTATATACCAGATTATAGAGAGCCCAACTTTGTATATGTTGTATCTGGGTTGAATAACTGGGGTGCTTTTTCTTTCGGAGATAATAATGTGGGTATAGGATTAGATATGTTTTTGGGCGAGGGGTATCCCTTTTACAGGTCGGTAGGTATTGCAACCTATATGTACACCAAGTTAGATGAGCAATATTTGCCCGTTGCAGTGTTTAGAGCTATTTATCAAAACAGACATGAGTTTTTAGCTGATGGTAAGTCTTTATTGGATATGATGATACAAAGAGGTAAGGAAATGTATTTTTTAGAAAAAGTCCTTCCCTTTGTTTCAAATGAGGTGAGACTAGGTTATACTCCTGAGCAGTTGGCATGGTGTGAAGCTAATGAAGGCATGATCTATGATTTTTTCATAAGAGAGAACCTGCTGTATGAAAACAGTATACAAAAGGTGATAAGATATG
Protein-coding sequences here:
- a CDS encoding NAD+ synthase encodes the protein MKIFLAQQNYHIGNFEANTNKIITAIRAAKEQGGDLIIFSELAVCGYPPRDFLEFDDFIEQSLQAIDKIKEECDTIAAIVGAPSRNPRTLGKDLFNSAFFLHEKKIKDSIQKTLLPTYDIFDENRYFEPAYDWGTIDFKGKTIALTICEDIWNLGDNPLYRVCPMDILIKQQPDIMVNISASPFDYAQAEERLGIVKRNVRKYKIPMIYCNTVGSQTEIVFDGGSVVMDANQNLILELPYFKEELRSFELNDDNSFDLPVIKEAKEIPYSDPMPAELDSWLDIHEIYDALVMGIKDYFDKMGFTKAIIASSGGIDSAVTLTLACHALGAENVTALLMPSQFSTSHSVTDAEHLSKNLGNPYETIAIKDIFEQFQEHLKPVFKELPFDVAEENLQSRIRGTLVMAMSNKFGSILLNTSNKSELATGYGTLYGDMAGGLGVLGDLYKVQVYALAKYINRNEEIIPNHIINKAPSAELRPDQKDSDSLPDYAILDTILYQYIECRKGPKDIVAMGHDKDLVSRILRMVNMNEYKRNQFCPIIRVSPKAFGVGRRVPIVGKYLS
- a CDS encoding porin family protein, producing MKKALVLSILVAISTCALAQTYEYGPAVPAKSGLDVGKMRFGLFLAPNISWMKPTASKSNDGLYLVNSEGSKLGYSWGLMADYFFSENYGIATGFQLNTTGGKIQANYNTNNTSNISPNQLVKAAYFDYKLQYLEVPFGLKLMSDNLSGGIRVFGNIGVTLGINISKKVTYDVTYTDTMTSGGQLVTVDRNLTGENEKLKGGLSITPVLLQMNLGAGIEYQITDKLSFYTGLFFNNGFTPDVTNPKEINMGYKGNFSDANTRLNNMSLRIGMYF